In Salinisphaera sp. LB1, one genomic interval encodes:
- the serC gene encoding 3-phosphoserine/phosphohydroxythreonine transaminase, protein MSRVYNFSAGPATLPVEVLEKAQAEMLDWKGTGMSVMEMSHRGSAFVSIAEDATARLRRLLDVPDDYSVLFLQGGAAGQFAGVPLNLMGEQHTADYVVTGNWGKKAIKEAGKYGEANLAASGEADGFTSIPALSDWNLSSNAAYLHFTPNETIQGVEFQQVPDVGDAPLVADMSSNFLSRPVDVAKYGVIYAGAQKNAGPAGVTMVIVRNDLLEQAQASCPMVLNYKQQRDADSMLNTPACYAWYICGLTFEWLENQGGLEAIEKINIRKSSKLYDYIDASDFYSNPVDPAVRSRMNVPFLLADDTLNKQFLAGAEEAGLSTLKGHRSVGGMRASIYNAMPEAGVDALIDFMDTFARTNG, encoded by the coding sequence ATGTCACGTGTGTATAACTTCAGTGCAGGTCCCGCGACCCTGCCGGTCGAAGTGCTGGAAAAAGCCCAGGCCGAGATGCTCGACTGGAAGGGCACCGGCATGTCCGTGATGGAAATGAGCCATCGCGGCTCGGCCTTCGTATCGATTGCCGAGGATGCGACCGCGCGGCTGCGCCGTCTGCTCGATGTGCCGGATGATTACAGCGTGCTGTTCCTGCAGGGCGGGGCGGCCGGCCAGTTCGCCGGCGTGCCGTTGAATCTGATGGGCGAGCAGCATACGGCCGATTACGTCGTGACCGGCAACTGGGGCAAGAAGGCCATCAAGGAAGCCGGCAAGTACGGCGAGGCCAACCTCGCCGCCTCCGGCGAGGCCGACGGTTTCACCTCGATCCCGGCGCTCTCGGACTGGAACCTGTCCTCGAACGCGGCCTATCTGCATTTCACCCCGAACGAGACCATTCAGGGCGTGGAATTCCAGCAGGTGCCGGACGTCGGCGATGCGCCGCTCGTGGCCGACATGTCGTCGAACTTCCTGTCGCGCCCGGTGGATGTGGCCAAATACGGCGTGATCTATGCCGGCGCGCAGAAGAACGCGGGCCCGGCGGGGGTCACGATGGTGATCGTGCGCAACGATCTGCTGGAACAGGCCCAGGCATCGTGCCCGATGGTGCTCAACTATAAGCAGCAGCGCGACGCCGATTCCATGCTCAACACGCCGGCCTGCTACGCGTGGTACATCTGCGGCCTGACCTTCGAGTGGCTGGAGAACCAGGGCGGCCTGGAAGCGATCGAGAAGATCAATATCCGCAAGTCGTCCAAGCTCTACGACTACATCGACGCCTCGGACTTCTACTCCAACCCGGTGGACCCGGCCGTGCGCTCGCGCATGAACGTGCCGTTCCTGCTCGCCGACGATACCCTGAACAAGCAGTTCCTGGCCGGAGCCGAGGAGGCCGGTCTGTCGACGCTCAAGGGGCATCGCTCGGTCGGTGGCATGCGCGCATCGATTTATAACGCGATGCCGGAAGCCGGTGTGGATGCCTTGATCGATTTCATGGATACGTTTGCCCGGACCAACGGTTAG